From the genome of Candidatus Eisenbacteria bacterium:
TCTGTGAAAAGAAAGGTGAAATCATGATTCTTGATACACCATGTTGATGCCCGGTCCCAAATCTCTCTCTGGATGCCTTGACCCCGGTATTCAGGCAATGTGCCAACAGTAAGAAGCTGGGCGCCATTCATTTTCTTGTGATCAATGGTAAGGAGACAAGAATAGACACAGATAGAGGCAATGCATTGTTTCCCAACAAAAGCTGAAAAGGGAGTATATCGATGACTCCACAAGCCCTTCTCCTTCCAACGGCGAAAATCCAAACCAAAAACTGACATGGCGTACTGCTCAAATGAGGATTTGAGCTCCGCGTCATCGAAATAGTGACTTCGGTACTGGATTTCCAAATTCATTATTCCCCATTCTCGTCGACTCATGGAAGCCCGATGTAAAATCCTGATTGTAAAAACATGGTCGCCAATACTCGGGTGTTAGAACCCGCGCGCTGGCGCCGGTCGTTAAAACCCTCTATTAGAACCGGTCCATCACTGTAACACTCACCCCCCTGAAACTATCCATCTTTACCAGCACTTCCATGGATTCTTCAAGGCTTATTGTTTTACCCGCCGAGTACTCCGATGCAACCTTCCTCGCAACACCGCGTCCAACAATGCCCTATATCTATAAGCCTGCCATTAGCTTTCAATAAGACCTTGTTGCGTTCCCGATTCCCCACCCTCGAATTGCCTCCAGTACCGCAATCCTCTTGGTAGTACAAAGAATAAGATCGACAGCAGTCCCAGGACGCCGAAAGGCAAGTACTCCACCGGTGGTAGTCCCAAAATAACCAACACCAGACCAATGATTCCCACGGCATCACAGAACGCCAACGATATGATTGATTTCGTCATGAACGTCTCACGCAGCACAATCGTGCCTGCCGTTGAACGCGGAAATATCCAGAATCCGGCCACGAGCATAAGTGCGCTCAAACCGTAGCCGCCTACCCTAAAATCAGATAAAAGGCTCGTTTGCACCACTGCAGGTCGATTCATTGTTACGATATAGCATATGACGCCATAGATGAGGAGGGCGTTTGCAAAGGCAAATACAATGACGATCCAATTTCTTTTTTCGGGATTTGTTTTCTTTTGCATTTGCCTCTCCTTGATCTACTCCCTCGCCGCATCACTCATCGCCGCCACATTCTCAGGCGGCACATTGGGAAGAAGGGCTTCGTGGCTTGGGCTCACAATCAGTCCCGGCGCAAGGATCTCTTTGATCCTTCTCACCTCCGCCCGAACCTCCTCCGGCCCCCCCTTTACTAGAAGCTCTTGTGTGTCAATCCCACCCATAAAGACAACGCGTCCCTTGAAGTACCGGGCCAGTATTTCCGCCTCCATGTTTCGGGCCTTGGCCTGAAGTGGATGAAGGCAATCGACACCGGAATCAATCAATCGATCAATAACTCTGAATATGGAGCCGCACGAATGTAAAATCACTTTGTAATGGCTCTCGTGCGCCTGCTGCGTGAACTTTCGAAACCAGGGAAGAATGAATTCGTCAAATTGCTCCGGGCCGCACATAACATCGAGTTGCGTACCAAAATCATTCCCGAAAAAGAACGCATCTATCAGGTCGCCCGCTTGGGCATAAAACCTTTGGTTCGCCTCATAATAAAACCCGCAGACACGATCAGTGACGGCATGAACCACCTCAGGATGGGTGAACATCTTGACCATGTAGTCTTCCATTCCGAATAGATCCATGATGACATGAAAGAAAGGCGTCCAGAAACCGCTGGCCCGGTAGACATCGCCCGTCTCTCGAAGCTTGGCTAAAATAGGGCCAAAATCAAGATAATCAACATCCGGCCATTCAAACATCTCTACTTCACCCGCATCCTCGCATTTTGCCAACGGCCCGGCCTGCCCGTGTCCGCCTTTCTCGATACCCAAATCGAAAATCCCCCGGCCCTCTGGATGCCGATATGAATTCCATTCCGGAGTTATCCATCTCAGATCGCTTCCCAGAAGTGCATGTAATTCTTCCAAGTCGCTTACATTGAAATGATCCCTGTAGATCGGCCATGTGTCGCTATGTGGCATGCCAAGCCAAAACCCGCAGCGGTCCGCTGATTTACCATCCATGATGAGGCGGATTCGTTCTCTTGAATTCATAATTCCCGCACCGGTACCCGGAGTGAATCCCATTCCTTTCTTAATGTTCGTCCCTGAGAATCTCTTCGAAAGTATCTAAAAATTCTTCAATATCCTCCCGCTCTATAGTCAATGCCGGATCAAGTCTCAACACACTCAGCCCAGGCCGCCGGGCCAAGACAAACCCCCTGCTAATGAGTTCCTTTTGCACGCGGATCGCCAGAGAGGCCTTGCTGTCATCTCTCAGCTCGACAGCCACCATCAATCCCCGTGAGCGGATTTCTAAAATCAGATCGCACCTTTCGTGGATTTTCTTCAATCCGCCAACCAGTAATTCCGCTATCTCGCGGCCGCGCTCGATTAGTTTCTCTTCCTTGATGACACGAATAACTTCCATGACAACAGCTGCACCCAGCGGATCGTTTTGATGCGACTGAGCGTAATTCACCGGCTTGTCCCCCAGCAGATCCATTACACCGGGCGCAAAGGCGGTTACGCTCACCGGATAACCATTGCCGATCCCTTTGCCGATTCCCACAATGTCCGGCGATATGTCGTAGTGTTGAAACCCAAACCATTTACCCGTTCTTCCGACACCCGTGGTTACTTCATTTATCAAGATGAGACCATCGCCCTCCTTTATCGTCCGATCAATGTTCTGAATCAGTTTTGCCGGCGGAAATCGCACCAAGCCGGAAGAGCTGCCGGGTTCAAAGAGAAATCCGCCGATTTTATCAAAGGGAATCGACAGCCAATGCTTGCAGTCTTTGTCACAGGACTTGGATTCAGGACATTCTAAACAGGGAAACCAATCGAAATCAAACCACTCGTGTTCCTTTCTTTCCCGCGCTGATCCATAGGCTCCAAAATAAGAGTCGGCCATGGTCATCATCATCGGTTTTTCAGACACAAACTGCGCGACCCGAACGCCGTATTCGATGGCCTCGCTCCCTGCGCATAAAAACACACATTTTCCGTCTTGAAATCCAAGCAAGAACAATATTGCCTTTGCGACATTATCTAAGAGCTCGCACGAATAATTGAATCCCGTGTGCGCAACTTTCGCGGCTTGCTCCGCCATGATCCGCAGAAGATTCGGATTCCCATGCCCTACCGATGTACACCAAACTCCGGCCTCCAGATCGACGTATCTCTTTCCAAAGGAATCATAGAGATAGCAATTTTCCGCCCGGACAATATCCTTCAATAGCAATTCGTGACCCGGGTACCACAACACTTGTGACATGCAAGCCTCCCGATTAATACAATTCAAGCAAACTCAATCGCCTGCTGGAATCTTCAAGAAGATCCACATTATCACTGAAGAGGTCTATATTGCCTATGAGCCGCTTGCTGGCAATGTCCTTAACAACGGGATCCTTAATACAGGCCTTGAGTTCCTTCGCAAAGGTTTCCCCATGGATCACCTTAAACGGACGGCACCAGAATACCGACGGAATAACAGGAAGCGGTTTTGTAAGGCCGAGAGAATTATGCATTTCGGCGACAACAGAATATGCGGCACACAAACCCAATTCCCGTTCTTGCCAATTTGCGGCCTCCACGGCCGCGATAAGGAGGGGTTCCAATTTGGATGCGCACTCTAGCCTCCCGAATGCTGACCCGAACCATTTGGCATAGGGCGGATAGACTCTTTCCATCAGAAATGCCAGGCGCATTATGTCGCGAACCAATCGCGCGGCGATCAGCGAAGAACCAAGGTTATCTCCCGCATGACCCGCACGCCCCATCAAATGTTCTTCTTCACCGATTCTTGACCATCCGGAAGCAAGGAGATACAGCCAGATGTCATGCGGATACCATGTGAAGCGCTTCCGGATAGACCCCCATCCCAGTTCGTCATGAAAAACAGCCCCCGCGACGATTGAACGAAGTTTCTGGTGTGGAAGCGTCAACCAGTCTGCTGGTTGAAGTTCTTTATCAATATCAATATTAAAATAATTTTTAAAGTATCCCTTGAAGGTGAAGAATTCCACGCGGTGGTTAATCGGTCCTGAATCCACAGGCAGGAGGTGCTGTGTTCCGTCATTTGGATCAGGTTCCGTAAAATTCGTAGCTATCCCTCGAAAAACGGCTGGGAGCTTTTCGGCCAATACCTCATGACATTCGAATTTGTGCTTTTTGTAATCCTTGGGACTCAAGAAAAGCATGACCCTGGGGCCCCAGTGATGATCCATCGACATCTCGGTGTCAAACTCCAGCACCTCGGATCCGGAACCCACTAAAGCTGCTGTGTATTTCAAATTTGGACACTGACTACTGATAATGGGGCCTACAAACTCATTATAAAAGGACTCGGCCAATCTCAACCCTGGGATAAAAGGGCTATTTAAGGGCTTTGTCTTCATTTCAATATCTCCCCTGAAATCACCATCCTTGATCAAAGATCCAGGACGAGCGGATTTCCATAATTCTCTCAAAATCTGGCTTCGCAATCATCTGGATGTTTTTCTCCGCAGGTGAATGGGTCGAATTCTCTATTTGCCTCCCCCTCAAGAGAGGCTTCTCCGATCTGCAATTGAATCACGTGGTATTCCCTCTACTCTTTTCAAGCCACAAATTTTTGAACTGGCTTCATGTGGCACTCTATAAGAATGACATACCTTGCGTTTGGGCCGGTGGCAAGGTCCAAGGAAAGCGGTCTCTCTATCCGATTTCTAGTTTTTTACATTTTTCCGCAAAAAACCATCTATTTCTTTAGTGGCAGAGTGGGATGAGATGAGCAACGAGGTAAGAAATTAGCCGGGAATTCGAGGGGTAGTTTTAAACCTCGAACTGTATATCGAGTATACCATACCGGGGATTTTAGACGTTGAAGCGTATATCGAGTATACTGTTCTCTGGAATGACATAATCCCGATCAACGAGCTTTGTGCAGCCTTTGGATCTGGCATCATTCATATTATGGCAGGTCATCATATCCTCACAGCTTACGACTTCCGCCTTGATAAAACCCCTGGCCAGATCGGAGTGGATTTTCCCGGCGCAGGTGACAGCGGTGGAGCCCTTTTCCACCAGCCACGCATGAACTTCCTGCTTGCCCACGGTGTAATAGAACATCAAGCCCGCCTTATCCATAAGAGCGCGGCACACAGCACTGGCGTCTGTCGCCGTCTCTATGGCAACCAGAGTGGGCTTAAAGCTAGTTGGTGCCAGCTTGCTGACATAAGCACGTTCGTTGGCGTCGAGGACCATATCACAAATCGGCTTTTCGTTTCCAAGGTGAACCAGACATTTTTCGAGGATTGCCTTTTCTTCCGATTCCTCTGCCCTGGACAGTCTGTTCTCGATCTTCTCGATATCATCAATGAGAAGATCTAAAATGCTCGTGTCCGCGATCGCGATACCATAGGCCTTGTTATAGTCCCCG
Proteins encoded in this window:
- a CDS encoding uroporphyrinogen decarboxylase family protein: MNSRERIRLIMDGKSADRCGFWLGMPHSDTWPIYRDHFNVSDLEELHALLGSDLRWITPEWNSYRHPEGRGIFDLGIEKGGHGQAGPLAKCEDAGEVEMFEWPDVDYLDFGPILAKLRETGDVYRASGFWTPFFHVIMDLFGMEDYMVKMFTHPEVVHAVTDRVCGFYYEANQRFYAQAGDLIDAFFFGNDFGTQLDVMCGPEQFDEFILPWFRKFTQQAHESHYKVILHSCGSIFRVIDRLIDSGVDCLHPLQAKARNMEAEILARYFKGRVVFMGGIDTQELLVKGGPEEVRAEVRRIKEILAPGLIVSPSHEALLPNVPPENVAAMSDAARE
- a CDS encoding aspartate aminotransferase family protein, with protein sequence MSQVLWYPGHELLLKDIVRAENCYLYDSFGKRYVDLEAGVWCTSVGHGNPNLLRIMAEQAAKVAHTGFNYSCELLDNVAKAILFLLGFQDGKCVFLCAGSEAIEYGVRVAQFVSEKPMMMTMADSYFGAYGSARERKEHEWFDFDWFPCLECPESKSCDKDCKHWLSIPFDKIGGFLFEPGSSSGLVRFPPAKLIQNIDRTIKEGDGLILINEVTTGVGRTGKWFGFQHYDISPDIVGIGKGIGNGYPVSVTAFAPGVMDLLGDKPVNYAQSHQNDPLGAAVVMEVIRVIKEEKLIERGREIAELLVGGLKKIHERCDLILEIRSRGLMVAVELRDDSKASLAIRVQKELISRGFVLARRPGLSVLRLDPALTIEREDIEEFLDTFEEILRDEH
- a CDS encoding DUF4037 domain-containing protein → MKTKPLNSPFIPGLRLAESFYNEFVGPIISSQCPNLKYTAALVGSGSEVLEFDTEMSMDHHWGPRVMLFLSPKDYKKHKFECHEVLAEKLPAVFRGIATNFTEPDPNDGTQHLLPVDSGPINHRVEFFTFKGYFKNYFNIDIDKELQPADWLTLPHQKLRSIVAGAVFHDELGWGSIRKRFTWYPHDIWLYLLASGWSRIGEEEHLMGRAGHAGDNLGSSLIAARLVRDIMRLAFLMERVYPPYAKWFGSAFGRLECASKLEPLLIAAVEAANWQERELGLCAAYSVVAEMHNSLGLTKPLPVIPSVFWCRPFKVIHGETFAKELKACIKDPVVKDIASKRLIGNIDLFSDNVDLLEDSSRRLSLLELY
- a CDS encoding DUF933 domain-containing protein; this encodes MKIAYKGLELPEGKMKYQDDIFSKLVDKFQPVKVSPYYFELLAGDYNKAYGIAIADTSILDLLIDDIEKIENRLSRAEESEEKAILEKCLVHLGNEKPICDMVLDANERAYVSKLAPTSFKPTLVAIETATDASAVCRALMDKAGLMFYYTVGKQEVHAWLVEKGSTAVTCAGKIHSDLARGFIKAEVVSCEDMMTCHNMNDARSKGCTKLVDRDYVIPENSILDIRFNV